From Endozoicomonas sp. 8E, the proteins below share one genomic window:
- a CDS encoding F-box/WD repeat-containing protein yields MDSTYSKSGVAGSILPTAGRARLEGESSGLSAGRSIAVPDKEIQKTASLHDLPEEITIKIIRLLEFRDIARLQQVSTHMHGVINNNHVLAKAWYQRFSSPHQYQLKTSLPTEDKKQLRLWLRPFTEDEALVESLIKYRKKVYFPALFYFAKSGLMTRCKTFNSEKKAAIAHHDLVTAEFSADGRHVVTASDDKKAKIYGQNDKGAWVEKAIISHDAYVASATFSADSLHLVTFSWDHTSKIYGQGVGGSWVHKLTISHNNFINSAFFSPDGRHVVTASDDHTAKITSHKDDGSWEEKLILSHGHWVNSATFSSDSRHVMTASGDHTAKIFRLRDDGSWEEKATISHNHWIRSVTFSADGSYAVTVGDDRKAKIHHLEENGSWLEKVTISHDDFVQSATFSVDGHHLVTASLDNTAKIYGEKTDGSWEREATIFHERWVVSANLTANGCHVVTVGADKKVKISSRQVNGLWKENITISHGGHVKTATFSPDGSRMVTASNDGTVRIYGLKVDGLWEEKRTFYHNHSVNSAIFSPDGRHVLTASDDCTARIIGQHTDGSWVVKAILSHKRSIKSAAFSADGYHVLTISSDNKVRIIKLRMSE; encoded by the coding sequence TTGGATTCTACGTATAGTAAATCCGGCGTAGCCGGTTCAATCTTGCCAACGGCTGGTCGCGCTCGATTGGAGGGAGAATCATCTGGCCTCAGTGCAGGTAGATCCATCGCTGTACCCGACAAAGAAATACAGAAAACTGCTTCATTGCACGATTTGCCCGAGGAAATAACTATTAAAATTATTCGCTTGTTGGAATTTCGGGATATTGCCCGATTACAACAGGTATCGACTCATATGCACGGGGTTATTAATAACAATCATGTTCTGGCAAAGGCATGGTATCAGCGGTTTTCTTCACCACACCAATATCAATTAAAGACAAGCCTTCCTACAGAAGATAAAAAACAACTCCGTCTTTGGCTGAGGCCGTTTACGGAGGATGAAGCGTTAGTCGAATCACTCATAAAATACCGAAAGAAAGTGTATTTTCCTGCTTTGTTTTATTTCGCCAAAAGTGGACTGATGACTCGATGTAAAACATTTAATTCAGAGAAAAAAGCTGCCATCGCCCATCATGACCTTGTCACAGCTGAATTCAGTGCCGATGGCCGTCATGTGGTGACAGCCAGTGACGACAAAAAGGCGAAAATCTATGGCCAGAATGACAAAGGAGCATGGGTAGAAAAAGCAATCATTTCCCACGATGCTTACGTCGCTTCAGCCACCTTCAGTGCCGATAGCCTCCATTTGGTGACCTTCAGTTGGGATCACACGTCGAAAATCTATGGTCAGGGTGTCGGTGGGTCATGGGTACATAAACTCACCATTTCCCATAATAATTTCATCAACTCAGCTTTCTTTAGCCCAGATGGTCGTCATGTGGTAACCGCCAGTGACGACCACACAGCGAAAATTACTAGTCATAAGGATGATGGATCATGGGAAGAAAAGCTCATCCTTTCCCATGGTCATTGGGTCAACTCTGCCACCTTCAGCTCCGATAGCCGTCATGTGATGACCGCCAGTGGCGATCACACTGCAAAAATCTTCCGCCTGCGGGACGATGGATCATGGGAAGAAAAAGCCACCATCTCTCATAATCACTGGATCAGATCAGTCACCTTTAGCGCTGATGGTAGCTATGCGGTGACCGTCGGAGACGATCGCAAGGCGAAAATCCACCACCTGGAAGAGAATGGATCATGGTTAGAAAAAGTGACTATTTCCCATGATGATTTTGTGCAGTCAGCCACCTTCAGCGTCGATGGCCATCATTTGGTCACGGCCAGTCTCGATAACACGGCAAAAATCTATGGTGAGAAGACGGATGGCTCATGGGAACGAGAAGCCACTATTTTCCATGAACGCTGGGTTGTATCAGCCAACTTAACTGCCAATGGCTGCCATGTGGTGACCGTCGGTGCAGATAAAAAGGTCAAAATCTCTAGCCGACAGGTCAATGGATTATGGAAAGAAAATATCACCATTTCCCATGGTGGCCATGTCAAAACAGCCACCTTCAGCCCTGATGGCTCCCGCATGGTGACCGCCAGTAACGATGGCACCGTGAGAATCTATGGCCTGAAGGTCGACGGATTATGGGAAGAAAAACGTACCTTTTATCATAATCACTCCGTCAACTCTGCCATCTTTAGCCCCGATGGTCGCCACGTGCTAACGGCCAGCGATGACTGCACGGCGAGAATTATTGGCCAGCACACTGATGGATCATGGGTCGTAAAAGCCATCCTTTCCCATAAACGTTCGATCAAATCAGCCGCTTTCAGCGCCGATGGTTACCATGTATTAACTATCAGTAGCGATAATAAAGTGCGAATTATCAAACTAAGGATGAGTGAATGA
- a CDS encoding recombinase family protein has translation MGYSNEAAPTLCYCRVSSHDQKPDLDSQQELLEACCSAKGWRTQVIRKNA, from the coding sequence ATGGGCTACAGTAACGAAGCTGCGCCTACGCTTTGCTATTGCAGAGTATCCAGTCACGACCAAAAGCCAGACTTAGACAGTCAGCAAGAGCTACTAGAAGCCTGCTGTTCTGCAAAAGGTTGGCGAACTCAGGTTATACGAAAAAATGCTTGA
- a CDS encoding RNA-guided endonuclease TnpB family protein, whose product MLAHKIELRPTKQQADYLDRACGSRRHAFNQLLAHFNQEGVKWSKKAANEKYQELRLEFPWYAEVSQRVTRNTIDDLHDAFTHFFRRVKKGEKAGYPRFKKRGLHDSFSLREKPKFDVDGRTLRIEKLKTRIKMRQKLRFTGTPCQVTITKRAGKYFASILVDTQDYDPKAQSHESVGVDFGIKDLAICSNGKTFAANQKLKGSLKRLNRKQRALSCKTKGSNRYVKAKRAVAKLHYRISNQRTAVLHEVSDYLTSRFKIITLENLNVKGMVKNRKLARAISDAGFGKLRELVEYKAELRGCQVVIADRFFPSSKKCAVHTCDYINDNLTLSDREWRCPKCKTLHDRDYSASLNLDNYGLGVPVETGYSSTGSPRP is encoded by the coding sequence TTGTTAGCTCACAAGATTGAACTCAGACCGACAAAACAACAAGCCGATTATCTTGATAGGGCTTGTGGTTCTCGTCGTCATGCGTTCAATCAACTGTTAGCCCATTTCAATCAAGAAGGCGTTAAATGGTCAAAGAAGGCTGCGAATGAAAAATACCAGGAACTCAGGCTTGAGTTTCCCTGGTATGCCGAAGTCAGCCAACGTGTCACCAGGAATACAATCGACGATCTTCATGACGCCTTTACTCACTTCTTCCGTCGGGTGAAGAAAGGAGAAAAAGCAGGTTATCCAAGATTCAAGAAGCGAGGACTACACGACAGTTTTTCTCTCAGAGAAAAACCCAAGTTCGATGTTGATGGCAGAACACTTCGCATTGAGAAATTGAAAACCCGCATCAAGATGCGCCAGAAACTGAGGTTCACAGGAACACCCTGTCAGGTGACGATCACTAAGCGAGCCGGAAAGTATTTCGCTTCTATTTTGGTAGACACTCAGGATTACGACCCAAAAGCACAAAGCCATGAGTCTGTGGGCGTTGATTTTGGCATCAAAGATTTAGCTATTTGTTCGAATGGCAAAACCTTTGCTGCTAATCAGAAACTGAAAGGCTCTCTGAAACGCCTTAACAGGAAACAGAGGGCGTTAAGCTGCAAAACAAAGGGAAGCAACCGCTATGTGAAAGCCAAGCGAGCGGTTGCCAAACTGCATTACCGGATAAGTAACCAGCGAACAGCCGTACTACATGAGGTAAGTGATTATCTGACGTCAAGATTCAAAATAATCACCCTCGAAAATCTGAATGTCAAAGGCATGGTAAAAAACCGCAAACTGGCAAGAGCAATCAGTGACGCAGGTTTCGGTAAGCTGAGAGAACTGGTTGAATACAAGGCAGAGCTGCGAGGATGTCAGGTTGTGATTGCAGATCGGTTCTTTCCCAGCTCGAAGAAATGTGCAGTTCATACTTGCGACTACATAAATGACAATCTCACCCTGTCTGATCGTGAGTGGCGGTGTCCAAAATGTAAAACTCTGCATGATAGGGATTACAGTGCGAGTTTGAACCTTGATAATTACGGACTAGGCGTCCCCGTCGAGACAGGTTACAGCTCGACGGGGTCGCCCAGACCCTAA
- a CDS encoding IS4 family transposase, with protein sequence MLTCFDRSELLSMAEQLGFTIRQRDIRPLDFILSLIDALAGDGSCDTQADLHRKFNELTGLNVSYRSWANQAKKDAMPALVLWLRVQCLEVFTRKVMAFDEDSPFSEFEHILIHDGSSQAVYDALKETFPGRFSTVSPAAVELHTTMDLLTNNLVRVQLTEDTRSERDCLPPLPTSMANILMLIDAGYFELERFAAIDDREGSFICKAPQSINPTILSAVREDGKNLNRYKGKKLKEVLSGFPKDQCLDLDVEWPGFKAWPYRLVVRWNDRRLKWVFVVTNLNRVEFTLNEVLQAYRLRWQIELIFKEIKSYSGWHRFNTKSATLVFSLILMSFVVVTLKRYLAHAAQANLYESGAIEEISTHKAMKSGTRLFGNVILSLMNAGKSLLSHTRKLLNFWADNAKREHPARDGCSGRTRLGLCAVGGA encoded by the coding sequence CTGCTGACGTGTTTCGACCGGTCTGAACTCCTCAGCATGGCGGAACAGCTTGGTTTTACTATACGACAGCGAGATATCCGCCCCTTGGACTTTATCCTTTCACTGATTGATGCCCTTGCTGGTGATGGAAGCTGCGATACTCAAGCCGATCTCCACCGAAAATTTAATGAGTTGACGGGGCTGAATGTCTCCTATCGTTCCTGGGCAAATCAAGCTAAAAAAGACGCGATGCCTGCTCTTGTCCTCTGGCTACGGGTGCAGTGTCTGGAAGTCTTTACCCGCAAAGTCATGGCGTTTGATGAGGACAGTCCATTTTCAGAGTTTGAGCACATTCTGATTCATGACGGCTCATCGCAGGCTGTCTACGATGCCCTAAAGGAAACATTTCCCGGCAGGTTCTCAACGGTCAGTCCTGCTGCTGTCGAACTTCATACGACAATGGATCTTCTTACCAACAATCTGGTGCGCGTGCAGCTCACTGAAGATACCCGTTCAGAAAGAGACTGTCTGCCACCACTGCCAACCTCCATGGCTAATATCCTAATGCTGATCGATGCCGGTTATTTTGAGTTGGAACGCTTTGCTGCCATTGATGATCGGGAGGGGTCTTTTATCTGCAAGGCACCTCAGAGTATCAACCCGACGATACTCAGCGCAGTACGAGAGGATGGCAAAAATCTCAATCGCTACAAAGGGAAAAAACTTAAGGAGGTGTTGTCTGGCTTCCCTAAAGATCAATGCCTCGACCTGGATGTAGAATGGCCAGGATTCAAAGCCTGGCCATATCGTTTGGTTGTCCGCTGGAATGACAGGAGACTGAAATGGGTATTCGTTGTAACCAACCTTAACCGGGTTGAGTTCACCTTGAACGAAGTACTTCAGGCCTATCGTCTACGATGGCAGATAGAGCTTATCTTCAAAGAGATCAAGTCCTACTCAGGGTGGCATCGTTTTAACACTAAATCAGCGACACTGGTTTTTAGCCTGATTCTGATGTCCTTCGTGGTTGTGACGTTGAAAAGGTATCTTGCCCATGCTGCGCAGGCGAACCTCTACGAAAGTGGAGCCATTGAAGAAATCTCGACGCATAAGGCGATGAAAAGTGGAACCCGGCTGTTTGGTAATGTCATTTTATCTCTGATGAATGCAGGAAAGTCTCTGCTCTCACATACGAGGAAGCTGCTCAACTTCTGGGCAGATAATGCGAAACGTGAACACCCTGCACGAGATGGTTGTTCAGGGCGTACAAGATTAGGTCTTTGTGCTGTGGGTGGGGCTTAA
- a CDS encoding F-box/WD40 repeat-containing protein, producing MHSDTGISSIVASLSLQSVNTPIEREPPGVSAGRSIALPDKDIEKTVSLHSLPEELQIKIFRFLEFRDIIGLQQVSTHFNSLIKDDHTLVKAWYRRFSLPHQDQLKKILPAEDKEQLRNWLRPFTKDEALVESLINHREKVYFPALFHFSKARLMSQYKKYDLVTEAVIADNGQPVPLTLSDDGRHLMTGSRRGKAKIIGQKADGSWEEKITISHQDSVRSATFSSDGRHLMIVSEDRTLKIFSQGGDGSWEEKLTISDDLLAKSFTFSADSRHLLIVGFKGLAKIYGQEDDGSWLEKYAIYRDPGVDSATFSTDGRRIVTVGKDKTAEIHVQKTDGSWEEEGIIFHDLSVSSAIFSADDRHVLTVGADDKAKIYGQKVDGSWGEKVTISHESSINSATFSADGGRVVTASKDNTAKIYDQKTDGSWKEEANISLYHRVKSASFSPNGRYVVTTSANKTVKIFGRKEGGSWEEKLTISHDEKIVSAIFSPDSCHLISSSRDGTKKISGRKADGSWVEKATICYKSSFSSEGFSADGRLLVTNSSLGEFKIHGLETDGSWGEKVSFFRDVSTAFSRFSAGGHYVVTTIVDHKVRSHRLHTDYKVQIDKLSMKLDSSNN from the coding sequence ATGCACTCTGACACTGGCATTTCCAGCATAGTCGCTTCACTTTCGCTACAGTCTGTGAACACTCCAATAGAGAGAGAGCCGCCCGGTGTTAGTGCGGGCAGATCCATCGCTCTACCTGATAAGGACATTGAGAAAACAGTTTCATTGCACTCTTTGCCCGAAGAATTACAAATCAAAATTTTTCGTTTCTTGGAGTTTCGGGATATTATCGGTTTACAACAGGTATCTACTCATTTCAACAGTCTTATTAAAGACGATCATACCTTGGTAAAGGCATGGTATCGCCGGTTTTCTTTACCACACCAGGATCAATTAAAGAAAATCCTTCCTGCAGAGGATAAAGAACAACTCCGTAATTGGCTGCGACCCTTTACGAAAGATGAAGCGTTAGTTGAATCACTCATCAATCACCGGGAGAAAGTTTATTTTCCTGCACTCTTCCATTTCAGCAAAGCTAGACTTATGTCTCAATACAAAAAGTATGATCTTGTTACAGAAGCTGTCATTGCTGATAACGGCCAGCCGGTACCATTGACCCTCAGTGATGATGGCCGCCATTTGATGACGGGAAGTCGTCGTGGCAAGGCGAAAATCATTGGTCAGAAAGCCGATGGGTCGTGGGAAGAAAAAATCACTATTTCCCATCAAGACTCTGTCAGATCAGCCACCTTTAGTTCCGATGGCCGCCATTTGATGATCGTCAGTGAGGATCGAACGTTGAAAATCTTCAGTCAGGGAGGCGATGGATCATGGGAAGAAAAACTGACCATTTCCGATGACCTGCTGGCCAAATCATTTACCTTCAGTGCCGATAGTCGCCATTTGTTGATTGTTGGTTTCAAAGGGTTGGCAAAAATCTATGGTCAGGAAGACGATGGATCATGGCTAGAAAAATACGCTATTTACCGCGATCCGGGGGTCGATTCAGCCACCTTCAGCACCGATGGTCGCCGAATAGTGACGGTCGGTAAAGATAAAACCGCAGAAATCCACGTTCAGAAGACCGATGGCTCATGGGAAGAAGAGGGTATCATTTTCCATGATCTCTCTGTCAGTTCAGCCATCTTCAGTGCGGATGACCGCCATGTGTTGACCGTCGGTGCTGATGACAAGGCGAAAATATACGGCCAGAAGGTTGATGGCTCATGGGGAGAAAAAGTCACCATTTCCCATGAATCTTCGATCAACTCAGCCACCTTCAGCGCAGATGGTGGCAGAGTGGTGACGGCCAGTAAGGATAACACGGCGAAAATCTATGATCAGAAGACCGATGGCTCATGGAAAGAAGAAGCCAATATCTCTCTTTATCACAGGGTCAAATCAGCCAGCTTTAGCCCCAATGGCCGCTATGTGGTGACCACCAGTGCTAATAAAACGGTGAAAATCTTTGGGCGCAAGGAAGGTGGATCCTGGGAAGAAAAACTCACCATTTCTCACGATGAAAAAATTGTCTCAGCTATCTTCAGCCCCGATAGTTGCCATCTTATAAGCAGCAGTAGAGACGGTACCAAGAAAATCTCTGGCAGGAAGGCTGATGGATCATGGGTCGAAAAAGCCACCATTTGCTATAAAAGTTCTTTCTCATCGGAAGGCTTCAGTGCCGATGGCCGTCTTCTGGTGACCAACTCTTCACTTGGAGAGTTCAAAATCCATGGTCTGGAGACTGATGGATCCTGGGGTGAAAAAGTCAGTTTTTTCCGTGATGTTTCGACCGCATTTTCACGCTTTAGCGCTGGTGGCCACTACGTGGTGACGACCATTGTCGATCATAAAGTGCGTAGTCATAGGCTCCATACCGATTACAAAGTGCAAATTGATAAGTTATCGATGAAACTGGATTCAAGCAATAATTGA
- a CDS encoding F-box/WD repeat-containing protein codes for MNPIKSNFSIHEPLSPTFEQNQLEEAATGVSESRDVTLYHNNNSPFFELPEFIHSKIIRCLGLREVTRLAEVCRYFRHLVKQNKALERAWNRRFPSSHQYQLKTTIKTKDEHQLRDWLKPFANKETIEPLIKQQENIHFPAQLLFTNSKLMSLCKKFELVEKLEISHGDRVLEANFSPDGQHLVTASRDETAKIYGLEDDGSWKQKAIITHNEWVRSAIFSPDGCYLITASHDHTAKIYGLEDDGSWEEKAIISHNNLLLSAIFIGDGRRVVTASLGDSVKITGRGNNGSWELGA; via the coding sequence ATGAACCCTATTAAGAGCAATTTCAGCATACACGAACCACTCTCGCCAACATTTGAGCAAAACCAACTGGAGGAAGCAGCAACGGGTGTCAGTGAAAGCAGGGACGTAACTCTTTATCACAACAATAACTCTCCATTCTTTGAGTTGCCCGAATTCATACATTCAAAAATTATTCGCTGTCTGGGTTTACGTGAGGTTACCCGTTTAGCAGAGGTATGCAGATATTTTCGCCATCTTGTTAAACAAAATAAAGCTTTGGAAAGAGCATGGAATCGCCGTTTTCCTTCATCACACCAATATCAACTGAAGACCACCATTAAGACAAAAGATGAGCACCAACTCCGTGATTGGCTGAAGCCGTTTGCAAATAAGGAGACCATTGAGCCGCTCATAAAACAACAAGAGAATATTCATTTTCCTGCTCAGTTACTTTTTACCAACAGTAAACTGATGTCTCTATGTAAAAAATTCGAGTTAGTGGAAAAACTGGAAATTTCCCATGGTGATAGAGTCTTAGAAGCCAATTTCAGCCCCGATGGCCAACATCTGGTAACCGCCAGTCGTGATGAAACAGCGAAAATTTATGGTCTGGAGGATGATGGCTCGTGGAAACAAAAAGCCATTATTACACATAATGAATGGGTCAGATCAGCCATTTTTAGCCCCGATGGCTGCTATCTGATAACCGCCAGTCACGATCATACAGCGAAAATCTATGGTCTCGAGGACGATGGCTCATGGGAAGAAAAAGCCATCATTAGCCATAATAATCTCCTCCTTTCAGCCATCTTTATTGGTGACGGTCGCCGCGTGGTGACTGCCAGTCTGGGTGATTCGGTGAAAATCACTGGTCGGGGGAACAATGGATCATGGGAACTAGGAGCCTGA
- a CDS encoding RING finger domain-containing protein encodes MNNISNGTESKYAMPETKAHSSESTSPANNANFKGHQLQATKSSRRVEAALQGKCSICMDPFTNTEIKPLSLLPCFHVYHSECVTQLNKQSCPECRDHASPSTIKIYQNSTSLREDLPLECAENLCSVVGANASISSGKKALCPYPLATFPYQAAENFLENNHAPIIEWLRESFAEKKYKATHVHYDEKYCVTTRFVHLHEKPAIVFFMQLKPNEPEGEFSYWAEDINKAKTPEAAFTNLLEDMRTDLLFISLKKTHPAIFDISTDLYIYHYDLWNYNAIFFNNEHNSVPLRTIFDPSTKSFSWDRLKQELEKKGFEYKKLFETTPSEKFLEFNQSSRMGAFERWEVDTVDGFHSNSRGETAVPDCITPSSQRPVSESRLEIPSGDLDTDSFLF; translated from the coding sequence ATGAATAACATCAGCAATGGCACAGAGTCCAAATACGCTATGCCTGAGACTAAAGCCCATTCTTCTGAATCAACGTCTCCAGCTAATAATGCAAACTTTAAGGGACACCAACTTCAAGCTACAAAGTCATCTCGGCGAGTAGAAGCTGCTCTTCAAGGCAAGTGCAGTATTTGTATGGATCCTTTCACCAATACTGAAATCAAACCATTATCCTTGTTGCCATGCTTCCATGTGTACCATTCAGAATGCGTTACTCAATTAAACAAACAGTCCTGTCCCGAGTGCAGGGATCATGCCAGTCCTTCAACGATTAAAATTTACCAAAATAGCACATCATTAAGAGAAGATTTGCCACTGGAATGCGCTGAAAACCTTTGTTCTGTGGTAGGTGCCAATGCCTCGATTAGCTCCGGCAAGAAAGCGCTCTGCCCTTATCCTCTTGCAACTTTCCCATATCAAGCGGCAGAAAACTTTCTGGAGAACAACCATGCTCCAATTATTGAATGGCTCCGTGAGTCATTTGCTGAAAAAAAGTACAAAGCCACTCATGTGCATTATGATGAAAAATATTGCGTAACAACCCGATTCGTACACCTTCACGAGAAACCAGCGATTGTGTTTTTTATGCAGCTCAAACCCAACGAGCCCGAGGGCGAATTTTCCTATTGGGCTGAAGATATTAACAAAGCGAAAACTCCAGAAGCTGCTTTCACAAATCTTCTGGAAGACATGCGAACCGATTTATTATTTATCAGCCTGAAAAAAACGCATCCAGCCATTTTTGACATCAGCACAGATCTATACATCTACCATTATGATTTATGGAATTACAACGCTATTTTCTTCAATAACGAACATAACTCCGTGCCTCTTCGCACCATTTTCGATCCATCTACTAAATCTTTTAGCTGGGATAGATTGAAACAGGAGCTGGAAAAAAAGGGTTTTGAATATAAGAAGTTATTCGAAACAACCCCTTCTGAAAAATTTTTAGAATTTAATCAATCTTCTCGGATGGGAGCTTTTGAGAGGTGGGAGGTTGATACTGTTGACGGTTTTCATTCCAATAGCCGGGGAGAAACTGCAGTCCCAGATTGTATCACGCCCAGCTCTCAACGCCCTGTTAGTGAAAGCAGGTTAGAAATTCCCTCTGGGGATTTGGATACCGATAGTTTCTTATTCTGA
- a CDS encoding ShET2/EspL2 family type III secretion system effector toxin — MDQINLGVESAISHSWHSHSKSLLPVRAITSLVNGIKACFGGYSVSALRCLTAKLMKEHPDAWFIKALHKPLSAYNINIPQACERSTCYVSNKIKQLHDKGRSLQVKLVFKQDGSIIPIPMYNSDNSWFPKNLNGQACRSDNDIRAPGEKIVCRHFAWAYGKNVFGRGKDTFERINTSEKIQSTFANTSNFPYEVVDYSKYGIFADGYYFLEGKFSEALKGLVKKYWNMSAGAEKNFYFRSQNDDGTIDHAMALRLKKQDGCMKVIFYDPNATLMHRTILLSEPDLAAHITGEDLQTSFLSHGALINIDDFKRFSNQCDIQCFGASPNVMSRHIQIAIGHYAAGSHRIKSKSIDA, encoded by the coding sequence ATGGATCAAATAAATCTTGGTGTTGAGTCGGCAATTTCACATTCATGGCACAGTCATTCAAAATCCTTACTGCCAGTCAGGGCCATAACATCCCTGGTTAATGGCATTAAGGCATGTTTTGGTGGTTATTCTGTCAGTGCTTTGCGTTGTCTCACCGCAAAGCTAATGAAAGAACACCCTGATGCATGGTTTATTAAAGCACTCCACAAACCATTAAGTGCTTATAACATCAACATCCCGCAAGCTTGCGAGAGATCAACTTGCTATGTTTCCAACAAGATAAAACAACTGCATGATAAAGGGCGAAGTCTTCAGGTTAAACTTGTTTTCAAACAGGATGGTTCTATCATTCCAATTCCCATGTATAACTCTGATAATTCCTGGTTTCCAAAAAACCTCAATGGTCAAGCCTGTCGGTCTGACAATGACATCAGAGCACCTGGAGAAAAAATAGTCTGCCGACATTTTGCCTGGGCTTATGGCAAAAATGTATTTGGCCGTGGGAAAGATACTTTTGAAAGAATAAATACCTCAGAAAAAATACAGTCAACCTTTGCAAATACATCTAATTTTCCATACGAAGTAGTAGACTATTCAAAATATGGAATATTTGCTGATGGATATTATTTCCTTGAGGGAAAGTTTTCTGAGGCTCTTAAAGGGCTGGTAAAAAAATATTGGAATATGTCGGCTGGCGCTGAAAAGAACTTTTATTTTCGTTCACAAAACGATGATGGCACAATTGACCACGCAATGGCCTTGAGATTAAAGAAGCAGGATGGATGCATGAAGGTTATTTTTTATGACCCTAACGCTACACTCATGCACAGAACAATCCTTCTCTCGGAACCTGATTTGGCTGCACACATTACCGGCGAAGATCTTCAAACCAGCTTCCTCTCTCATGGAGCACTGATTAATATTGATGATTTTAAGAGATTTTCTAATCAATGTGATATTCAGTGCTTTGGTGCCTCGCCCAATGTGATGAGTCGTCATATACAAATAGCCATTGGGCATTATGCTGCTGGTTCTCATCGAATTAAGTCCAAATCTATTGATGCTTGA
- a CDS encoding ShET2/EspL2 family type III secretion system effector toxin, with product MDQINLGVQSALSHSWHRHSDSWMPVRAITSLVNGIKACFGGYSVSALGCLTTKLMKEHPDAWFTDALHKPLSAYNINIPLACERSTCYVFNKIKQLHEIGRSLQVKLVFMQDGSIVPIPMYNSDNSWFPKNLNDEVCRSDHDKRAPGEKIVCRHFAWAYAKNVFGRGKDTFERINTPEKIQSTFADTSNFPYEAADYYQYGIFADGYYFLEGKFSEALAGLVKKYWNMSSGEEKNFYFRSRDDGAIDHAMALRLKKQDGCMKVIFYDPNATLMHRTILLSEPDLAAHIAGEDLQASFLSHGALINIDDGKKFPDECDTQCFGASPNVMSHHIPLAPGHYPEIVRWQMRAS from the coding sequence ATGGATCAGATTAATCTTGGTGTTCAGTCGGCACTTTCACATTCCTGGCACAGACATTCAGACTCCTGGATGCCAGTCAGGGCCATAACATCCCTTGTTAATGGCATTAAGGCATGTTTTGGTGGTTATTCTGTCAGTGCTTTGGGTTGTCTCACCACAAAGCTGATGAAAGAACACCCTGATGCATGGTTTACTGATGCACTCCACAAACCATTAAGTGCTTATAACATTAATATCCCGCTGGCCTGCGAGAGATCAACTTGCTATGTTTTCAACAAGATAAAACAACTGCATGAAATAGGGCGAAGTCTTCAGGTTAAACTGGTTTTCATGCAGGATGGTTCTATCGTTCCAATTCCCATGTATAACTCTGATAATTCCTGGTTTCCAAAAAACCTTAATGATGAAGTCTGCCGCTCTGACCATGACAAAAGAGCACCTGGAGAAAAAATAGTCTGTCGACATTTTGCCTGGGCTTATGCCAAAAATGTATTTGGCCGTGGGAAAGATACTTTTGAAAGAATAAATACCCCAGAAAAAATACAGTCAACCTTTGCAGATACATCTAATTTTCCATACGAAGCTGCTGACTATTATCAATATGGAATATTTGCTGATGGATATTATTTCCTTGAGGGGAAGTTTTCTGAGGCCCTTGCAGGGCTGGTAAAAAAGTATTGGAATATGTCTTCTGGCGAAGAAAAGAACTTTTATTTTCGTTCACGAGACGATGGAGCAATCGACCACGCAATGGCCTTGAGATTAAAGAAGCAGGATGGATGCATGAAGGTTATTTTTTATGACCCTAACGCTACACTCATGCACAGAACAATCCTTCTCTCGGAACCAGATTTGGCTGCACACATTGCCGGCGAAGATCTTCAAGCCAGCTTCCTCTCTCATGGAGCACTGATTAATATTGATGATGGTAAGAAATTTCCTGATGAATGTGATACTCAGTGCTTTGGTGCCTCACCCAATGTGATGAGTCATCATATACCATTAGCACCTGGGCATTATCCCGAAATAGTACGATGGCAAATGCGTGCCTCTTGA